The DNA region GAGTCGTAGTAGGCGATCAGCTTGCGCGCGGCCACGATCACGTCGCCGATGCGTGGGAGAACCTCGGCCGCGACCTCGCCGAACAGGCCGGCCGCCACGGCCTCAGCGCGGGTGTAGACCCAGGCGCGATCGCCCTCCGACTCCCGCCAGGCTGCTGCGAGGTCGTCGGCCGCCGTCTCAGCGGCATCCGGCTCCAGGTAGAGATAGAGGCAGCGCGGATCTCCCCCGATGTGCCGCACTCCGTGGATGAGCTGGGGAGCCGTGTCGAAGAGCACGTGCCTGGCGGCCGGAACATCGACGACGCCGTGATCGGCAGTGACGATGAGGCCGGCGGATGCCGGAAGAGACGCGGCGAAGCGGGAGACCTCGGCATCGAGTGCCTCGAGCTCGCCGATCCACTTGTCCGAGAGCCAGCCGCGTGCGTGCGCCGCCATGTCGAGTTCCGGCACGTAGACGTAGACGAGTGCCCGCCCGTTCTCCGCGACCACGCGGAGGGCAGCGTCGAAGCGGGCCGCAATCGAGCCGGCGGACACGTACTCGGCCCCGCGCAGCAGCGCATGGCTGAGTCCGGAATCGGCGAAGCGCGACGGGCCGACCGCGAAGGCCGGGATGCCGGACTCCGCCGCAGATTCGAACTGGGTCGGGAGTCGCTGCCAATCTTCAGGGCGCATGTCGTCGTCCCAGCCGCTCAGCTGGTTGACGACGCGGTCGTGGGCCGCGTCGAGAACCCTGTACCCGACGAGACCGTGGGAGCCCGACGGCGCTCCGGTGCAGAGGGAGCCGAGGCCGACGGCGGTCGTGGCCGGGAAGACCCCGGGCAATGACGCCTTCTTCGTGAGCCGCGAGGCGAGAAAGCGCGCATGGCCCGCCGAGGCCCGCAGGTTGGCTGTGCCGAGTCCGTCGACGAGCAGCACGATCGCATGATCGACGGCAGGGAGTCCGAGCGGATTGGCGGCACCGGTGATGCTGGCGCGGCAACTTGCCAGAACGTCGGCCAGCCGCGGGGCTCCGGATTCGCGTGAAGGTACCATGGGCATCGCGCTCAGTCTCGCACAGCACGGCCCAGCCGTCGTGCGGCGACGATGCCCCAGAACGAGCCCCACCAGACGAGAAACCACGGATGACCCCGCGCCAGAACTCCACACCCGAGACCCAGTCGGTCGAACGCATCGAAGACGTCGACGTCGCCACCGAGATGCAGGGCTCCTTCCTCGAATACGCGTACTCGGTCATCTACTCCCGGGCTCTCCCCGACGCCCGGGACGGTCTCAAGCCGGTGCAGCGCCGAATCCTGTACCAGATGAGCGAGATGGGTCTGCGCCCAGACCGGGGCCACGTGAAGTCGGCCCGTGTCGTCGGCGAGGTCATGGGCAAGCTGCATCCGCACGGCGATACCGCCATCTACGACGCCCTCGTGCGCATGGCGCAGGCGTTCACCCTGCGCGTGCCCCTCATCGACGGCCACGGCAACTTCGGTTCTCTCGACGACGGGCCGGCCGCGGCCCGTTACACCGAGGCGCGGCTGGCGGCCACGGCCCTGGCGATGACGGAGGGCCTCGACGAGGACGTCGTCGACTTCGTTCCCAACTACGACAACCAGCTGACGCAGCCCGACGTGCTGCCGGCCGCCTACCCGAACCTTCTGGTGAACGGCGCGAGCGGCATCGCCGTGGGCATGGCCACCAACATGGCGCCGCACAACCTCATCGAGGTGGTCGCGGCCGCCCGGCACCTTCTGGCGCACCCCGATGCCTCCCTCGACGACCTCATGGAGTT from Leifsonia sp. Root1293 includes:
- a CDS encoding alkaline phosphatase family protein, with the translated sequence MPMVPSRESGAPRLADVLASCRASITGAANPLGLPAVDHAIVLLVDGLGTANLRASAGHARFLASRLTKKASLPGVFPATTAVGLGSLCTGAPSGSHGLVGYRVLDAAHDRVVNQLSGWDDDMRPEDWQRLPTQFESAAESGIPAFAVGPSRFADSGLSHALLRGAEYVSAGSIAARFDAALRVVAENGRALVYVYVPELDMAAHARGWLSDKWIGELEALDAEVSRFAASLPASAGLIVTADHGVVDVPAARHVLFDTAPQLIHGVRHIGGDPRCLYLYLEPDAAETAADDLAAAWRESEGDRAWVYTRAEAVAAGLFGEVAAEVLPRIGDVIVAARKLIAYYDSREANLAPRSMIGQHGSLTDEESRVPCLRVGAYAAAAS